The Bombus affinis isolate iyBomAffi1 unplaced genomic scaffold, iyBomAffi1.2 ctg00000068.1, whole genome shotgun sequence DNA segment GATGTAAGTATTAAAACAAtcatctgtaaacatgtatcatccaattttcaaacaatctaatgttattatttattatgctaGGATTTTGATCTGTGTATAAGCTGTAAAGAAAAAGACGGTCATCCTCATCATATGGAAAAACTTGGTTTAGATTTGGATGATGGTTCATCGCCGGCCGATGCTAAACAAGCTAATCCacaggtaaaaatatatttttattaactgaatatattaataattttgctatgaatatttataataaatatttttattttataataggagGCGCGTAAACTTTCAATTCAAAGATGTATTCAATCGTTGGTGCACGCGTGCCAATGTAGAGATGCTAACTGTCGTTTAACAAGTTGTCAAAAGATGAAGAGAGTAGTAACGCATACTAAAGTTTGCAAACGAAAAACGAACGGTGGCTGTCCAACCTGTAAACAATTAATAGCGTTGTGCTGTTATCATGCTAAACACTGCCAAGAGACTAAATGTCTTGTTCCATTCTGTTCGAACATCAAACATAAGCTGAAACAACAACAGCTTCAACAGCGGCTACAGCAAGCGCAGTTGTTAAGGTAAATACGTCagtagtagtggtagtggtagtagtagtagtagtagtagtagtagtagtagcagtagcagtagtagtagtagtagtagtagtagtagtagtagtaatagtagtattagtagtaatagtaataataataataataataataataataataataataataataataataataataataataataataataacaacagcagcaacgttagaataataatttccaaagataactaggtgtatgtatatcctatgtatataagttaggtgtatatctttctttttaatgtgtTTCAGGAGACGAATGGCTGCAATGAATAGCAGACCCACAGGTCCAGTGGGAGCGATGCAATCCGGACAACAGAGTTCAAATGTTACTATGACCACAGGTGTTGCTATGAAACCAGGTGTCAGTCCTACCAATTTACCTTCGCCACATCAACCTGGAATAGGATTGAAACCTGAAACTCAAACGCCACCTGCTCACGTTCTCCAAGTTGTTAAGCAAGTACAAGAAGAAGCTGCACGGCAACAAGTACCGCATGGTTATGGTAAAGTAACGCCAGGTGGTGGAGTTGGTGCTGGAGTTGGCGTAGGAGGACAAACAGGTGGCGTAATGCCACCACCTCCTATGCAACGTCCAATGCCTGTACAAATGCCAAATCCTGGCGGTACACATCTTATTCCAATGGATCAATGGACAGCAAGGTGAgttattgaatataataattaaaataccgtacacatatatgtatataaaaagaggTATTAAAGCTACACCTTTATTTACAGTAGGTATCAGCCAAGTGCACTGATGCAACAGAATCCTGGTTTGAGACAGCAAACGCCGCAACAGTTaatgcaacagcagcaacaacatcaAGGGCTGCCAGCAATAGCTATGGGAGGACAGATGCCTAGGCAAGCTGGAGTTCTCGGTGGTCCGGTTAATCAAGTTGGTCCTCAAACTCAAAGCAACATGCACAAGCATGTATTGCAGCAACTTATGCAAACTCTAAAGAATCCCCATACTCCTGAACAACAAAACCAAATACTTCAAATACTCAAAAGCAATCCACCGATTATGGCTGCTTTTATCAAACAACGGGTATGACGATTaatttcttctatattatttgtctgctgacattttcgattttaataatttctattaccatataattttttaaattaataggcaCTCGCTCTAAATCAACAACAAAGTGGTCAATACGGTGGAGGAGTGGGCGGACCTTTGGGTCCTAATCAGCCGCAGCAACAACCTGCTCTGCAGCATATAATGtctcagcagcagcagcaccaccaccaccaccaccaccaacaacaacaacaacagcaaggcAGAATGCAAATACAGGCA contains these protein-coding regions:
- the LOC126927024 gene encoding histone lysine acetyltransferase CREBBP-like, which encodes MHRMQIGQIPIQDPDPVINCDLMDGRDAFLTMARERHYEFFSLRRAKFSSMSMLYELHNQGQDKFVYTCNNCKSHVETRYHCTVCDDFDLCISCKEKDGHPHHMEKLGLDLDDGSSPADAKQANPQEARKLSIQRCIQSLVHACQCRDANCRLTSCQKMKRVVTHTKVCKRKTNGGCPTCKQLIALCCYHAKHCQETKCLVPFCSNIKHKLKQQQLQQRLQQAQLLRRRMAAMNSRPTGPVGAMQSGQQSSNVTMTTGVAMKPGVSPTNLPSPHQPGIGLKPETQTPPAHVLQVVKQVQEEAARQQVPHGYGKVTPGGGVGAGVGVGGQTGGVMPPPPMQRPMPVQMPNPGGTHLIPMDQWTASRYQPSALMQQNPGLRQQTPQQLMQQQQQHQGLPAIAMGGQMPRQAGVLGGPVNQVGPQTQSNMHKHVLQQLMQTLKNPHTPEQQNQILQILKSNPPIMAAFIKQRALALNQQQSGQYGGGVGGPLGPNQPQQQPALQHIMSQQQQHHHHHHHQQQQQQQGRMQIQAMLNQQQQQQQQQQQPVQQQPPQWYKQQMLVLQRHQHPSQQQQHPQQQQQQQQQQQQQFTQPPAPPYGQQRHIRPPLLGYGGFSEQGYGQPGLKPTPPPVPSPQGVMGPPGISVQQQLMQSVRSPPPIRSPQPNPSPRPVPSPRNQPVPSPRSGPVPSPHHHPPHGTPTHSPAHELGGPSEMMLSQLSGGTGAPTGHPGTMPHHPSPVPPPTSGTDSSEVTPMTPQDQLSKFVEGL